In Antennarius striatus isolate MH-2024 chromosome 10, ASM4005453v1, whole genome shotgun sequence, one DNA window encodes the following:
- the glra4a gene encoding glycine receptor, alpha 4a isoform X2 gives MLLLSSCKEEIKPPGRAGPQLSPSDFLDKLMGKTSGYDARIRPYFKGPPVNVTCNIFINSFGSITETTMDYRLNVFLRQKWNDPRLAYSEYPDNSLDLDPSMLDSIWKPDLFFANEKGANFHEVTTDNKLLRIFQDGSVLYSIRLTLTLSCPMDLKNFPMDIQTCTMQLESFGYTMNDLIFEWLSENPVQVAEDLTLPQFVLKEEKDLGYCTKYYNTGQFTCIEVKFHLERQMGYYLIQMYIPSLLIVILSWVSFWINMDAAPARVGLGITTVLTMTTQSSGSRASLPKVSYVKAIDIWMAVCLLFVFAALLEYAAVNFVSRQHKEFIRLRKKQRQQRIEEELVRERRGFYFRGYGLGHCLQTKDSAAVEGATVFTQPPVTMYDGEVLHKRFMDRAKRIDTISRAFFPLSFLIFNIFYWITYKVLRHEDIHANL, from the exons ACTGAGCTCCTGTAAGGAGGAGATAAAGCCCCCTGGCAGGGCAGGACCACAGCTATCACCTTCTGACTTCCTGGACAAGCTCATGGGAAAGACATCTGGATATGATGCCCGCATCAGGCCCTACTTCAAAG GTCCACCTGTGAATGTCACCTGTAATATTTTCATCAACAGCTTTGGGTCCATCACAGAAACCACAATG GACTATAGACTCAATGTTTTTCTACGGCAAAAATGGAACGACCCTCGTTTGGCGTACAGCGAATACCCAGACAACTCCCTCGACTTGGACCCATCCATGTTGGACTCAATCTGGAAACCCGATTTGTTCTTTGCAAACGAGAAAGGAGCAAATTTCCACGAGGTCACGACTGATAATAAGCTGCTACGGATTTTCCAAGATGGCAGTGTACTGTACAGTATCAG gcTGACTCTTACGCTGTCCTGTCCTATGGACTTGAAGAATTTCCCAATGGACATTCAGACCTGTACCATGCAGCTTGAAAGCT TTGGTTACACCATGAATGACTTGATCTTTGAGTGGCTGTCTGAGAACCCCGTTCAAGTTGCTGAGGATCTCACCCTCCCCCAGTTTGTGctaaaagaggaaaaggatTTGGGCTACTGCACCAAGTATTACAATACAG GTCAATTCACTTGCATTGAGGTAAAGTTCCACCTGGAGCGTCAAATGGGCTACTACTTGATCCAGATGTACATCCCTTCCCTCCTCATCGTCATCCTGTCATGGGTGTCCTTCTGGATTAACATGGATGCTGCACCAGCCAGAGTGGGTCTGGGCATCACCACGGTCCTGACGATGACTACGCAAAGCTCTGGTTCAAGAGCTTCTCTGCCCAAG GTGTCCTACGTGAAGGCCATTGACATTTGGATGGCGGTGTgtctcctgtttgtgtttgccgCCCTGCTGGAGTATGCAGCTGTTAACTTTGTCTCTAGGCAACACAAGGAGTTCATCAGGCTAAGGAAAAAGCAGCGGCAGCAAAGGATA GAGGAGGAATTGGTGAGAGAGAGGCGTGGTTTTTACTTTCGGGGCTATGGACTGGGTCACTGCTTGCAGACCAAAGATAGCGCCGCTGTAGAGGGGGCCACCGTGTTCACCCAGCCTCCAGTTACCATGTATGATGGCGAAGTGCTTCACAAGCGTTTCATGGACCGGGCCAAGCGCATTGACACCATATCCAGAGCATTCTTTCCCTTGAGTTTCCTCATATTCAATATCTTCTACTGGATCACCTATAAAGTTCTGAGACACGAGGACATCCATGCAAATTTGTAA
- the glra4a gene encoding glycine receptor, alpha 4a isoform X1 has protein sequence MLPQVIWILYVLSFCFFQGGFIRLSSCKEEIKPPGRAGPQLSPSDFLDKLMGKTSGYDARIRPYFKGPPVNVTCNIFINSFGSITETTMDYRLNVFLRQKWNDPRLAYSEYPDNSLDLDPSMLDSIWKPDLFFANEKGANFHEVTTDNKLLRIFQDGSVLYSIRLTLTLSCPMDLKNFPMDIQTCTMQLESFGYTMNDLIFEWLSENPVQVAEDLTLPQFVLKEEKDLGYCTKYYNTGQFTCIEVKFHLERQMGYYLIQMYIPSLLIVILSWVSFWINMDAAPARVGLGITTVLTMTTQSSGSRASLPKVSYVKAIDIWMAVCLLFVFAALLEYAAVNFVSRQHKEFIRLRKKQRQQRIEEELVRERRGFYFRGYGLGHCLQTKDSAAVEGATVFTQPPVTMYDGEVLHKRFMDRAKRIDTISRAFFPLSFLIFNIFYWITYKVLRHEDIHANL, from the exons ACTGAGCTCCTGTAAGGAGGAGATAAAGCCCCCTGGCAGGGCAGGACCACAGCTATCACCTTCTGACTTCCTGGACAAGCTCATGGGAAAGACATCTGGATATGATGCCCGCATCAGGCCCTACTTCAAAG GTCCACCTGTGAATGTCACCTGTAATATTTTCATCAACAGCTTTGGGTCCATCACAGAAACCACAATG GACTATAGACTCAATGTTTTTCTACGGCAAAAATGGAACGACCCTCGTTTGGCGTACAGCGAATACCCAGACAACTCCCTCGACTTGGACCCATCCATGTTGGACTCAATCTGGAAACCCGATTTGTTCTTTGCAAACGAGAAAGGAGCAAATTTCCACGAGGTCACGACTGATAATAAGCTGCTACGGATTTTCCAAGATGGCAGTGTACTGTACAGTATCAG gcTGACTCTTACGCTGTCCTGTCCTATGGACTTGAAGAATTTCCCAATGGACATTCAGACCTGTACCATGCAGCTTGAAAGCT TTGGTTACACCATGAATGACTTGATCTTTGAGTGGCTGTCTGAGAACCCCGTTCAAGTTGCTGAGGATCTCACCCTCCCCCAGTTTGTGctaaaagaggaaaaggatTTGGGCTACTGCACCAAGTATTACAATACAG GTCAATTCACTTGCATTGAGGTAAAGTTCCACCTGGAGCGTCAAATGGGCTACTACTTGATCCAGATGTACATCCCTTCCCTCCTCATCGTCATCCTGTCATGGGTGTCCTTCTGGATTAACATGGATGCTGCACCAGCCAGAGTGGGTCTGGGCATCACCACGGTCCTGACGATGACTACGCAAAGCTCTGGTTCAAGAGCTTCTCTGCCCAAG GTGTCCTACGTGAAGGCCATTGACATTTGGATGGCGGTGTgtctcctgtttgtgtttgccgCCCTGCTGGAGTATGCAGCTGTTAACTTTGTCTCTAGGCAACACAAGGAGTTCATCAGGCTAAGGAAAAAGCAGCGGCAGCAAAGGATA GAGGAGGAATTGGTGAGAGAGAGGCGTGGTTTTTACTTTCGGGGCTATGGACTGGGTCACTGCTTGCAGACCAAAGATAGCGCCGCTGTAGAGGGGGCCACCGTGTTCACCCAGCCTCCAGTTACCATGTATGATGGCGAAGTGCTTCACAAGCGTTTCATGGACCGGGCCAAGCGCATTGACACCATATCCAGAGCATTCTTTCCCTTGAGTTTCCTCATATTCAATATCTTCTACTGGATCACCTATAAAGTTCTGAGACACGAGGACATCCATGCAAATTTGTAA